CCGCCCGCGCCGCCTCGGGCGAGACGCCGCCGGACCTCGCGACGCTCCTGCGCAAGGTGGTGGTCTTCCCACCCTTCGTGGCGCTCGTGCTCGCGCTGGTGCTGCGCCCCTGGGCGTTTCCCGACTGGGCCGAGGCGCTGCTGGGCCGGCTCAGCGCCCCGCTCACCCCGCTCACGCTCTTCTCGGTGGGCTTCCAGCTGCAGCTCCGGGGCCTCCGCTCCCGCCTGGGCGCGCTGGGGCTGGGGCTGGGCTACAAGCTGGCGCTGGCGCCCGCCCTGGTGCTGTGGGGGATGTGGTGGGTACCGGGCATGGCGCCCATCGTGCGCGAGGCCACGCTGCTTCAGAGCGCCATGGCGCCCATGGTCAGCGGCGCCATCCTCGCCTCCGAGCACGACCTGGATGTGGAGATCGCCGTGCTCATGGTGGGGCTGGGCATCCCCCTGAGCTTCGCCACCGCGCCGCTCTGGCTCTGGCTGGCGCGGTGAGAAGCTCCCGGGGCCCTACGCGTTGGCCACGGTGGAGTAGGACAGCTCGAGCCCCTCGCCGCGCACCTTCATGCGGGGCCGGGACAGCCAGTGGCAGGTGGGGCAGTAACTGTGCGCGCCCGAGGGGCTGGCCCGGATGCTCACTTCACCACCACACAGCAGGCAACCTTCGGACAGGGTGAATTCCGCGAAGCGCGCTTCGCCGTTGAGCTCTGGGATTGAAGTCATGCCTTTGACGTAACGCAGGATTCGCGCTTCACAAGCCGAACAGTGTTCTTCCCCACGGCCAGGGGCAGACGGCCAGGCGAGCACATCGGCAATTCTTACGCCCTGAGGTCCGCACTGCTCACCGGCGCACACCCCAAGCGCCTGGAAGCCCGTGCGAGGGTTGGCACGCCTCTTCCATGGAGGAGCCCCTCAAGGAGGGGATTGGGCGAATGGTCGACATCGAGCGGGTGGCGCTCCTCCACGACGGGGATGGGTGGGCGGTGGACGTGATGCTCAAGGGGGGCGGGGAGCGGCGCTACCGCTACGGCAGCGAGGCGCAGGCGCGCTACTTCGCGGCCGTGTTCTCCATGGGGCCGGGCGTGCTGCCCCCTGCCTCGCACCATGTCTTCCGGCGGCGGCCGAAGTCCCGGCGCATCGCGCTCCCGGCGCGGTTCGCCGGGTAATTTCCGCTACCCAGGCGCGGGGGATTCGGGGAGGCTGGAGATCCGTTCGCAGGGAGAGAAGCCCATGAGCCATCCACTCAAGCCCTTTGTCATCCCCAGCCGGCAGCCGGTCACCAAGGAGCCGGATCCGGGAGGCCGCTGGTCGCCGCAGTTTCCGGACATGATGGGCTACAAGAGCCAGGGCGGCGGCAAGGTGCCCGACGACTACCAGTGGAACACCAACCCGAAGCAGTGGCAGGAAGAGCTGACGGTGGAGTCGCTGGCCCGGCGCTACGACAAGCTGCGCGTGCTGCCCCCGAAGTCCGAGGCCCCCGCGCTGCCCGAAGGGGCCAAGCCCGAGGGCTCCAAGTAGGTCAGTGAAAGGGCAGTGCGGCGAGGCGCTCGCGGAACAGCTCCAGCGTCTCCCGCAGCGCCGCGTCCTCCAGGCCATCGCCGGAGGCCCGGCGGTGCTTGCGCAGGAACGCATCGAAGGCGGCCGAGCGGCCATAGAGCGCCCCGGCCCGGTCCAGCGCCTCCAGCAGCACGCGCTCGGCGCCCGGTGAGCCCAGCGCCAGGTGCATGGAGACCTGCTCCAGGCGCGCCCCACAGGCGGCCCAAACGCCCCGGTCATGCGTGGTGAGCAGCTGGGTGGTGAGCTCCTCGGCCACCCGCTCCAGCATCTCCAGGAGGGGTTGAACCCACGGCGAGAGGGCCCCCTCCTCCAGGCGGGGCTGGCCCCCGGCCTCGCGGAGCTGGGCGCGCAGCTCC
Above is a genomic segment from Stigmatella erecta containing:
- a CDS encoding AEC family transporter — its product is MVTVLSLLGVCLVLGALARRSGRFPQQTAAVLNTFVLFICLPALVLGAVHRLEFQPSLLVAAVTPWLLFLGAWGLCQAVGPRLGLGRASIASLVLTAGLGNTAFVGLPMAEALLGQEGLAVAVVVDQLGSFLVLATLATFVAARAASGETPPDLATLLRKVVVFPPFVALVLALVLRPWAFPDWAEALLGRLSAPLTPLTLFSVGFQLQLRGLRSRLGALGLGLGYKLALAPALVLWGMWWVPGMAPIVREATLLQSAMAPMVSGAILASEHDLDVEIAVLMVGLGIPLSFATAPLWLWLAR